One Loxodonta africana isolate mLoxAfr1 chromosome 4, mLoxAfr1.hap2, whole genome shotgun sequence genomic region harbors:
- the LOC135231295 gene encoding putative HTLV-1-related endogenous sequence, with the protein MPRSRCCHYRHPGPLTAPRAPPGPRRTPPASLSRRRPPAPAPRGGRRSPQRPRTHFANLWRCHRVPEASVFQRLALPPGLCSRRHGGPAATAAAAAWLVTRLTLGEVWRCRLDVRRSASLSLPSAGGARGAGRAAAWRRGRCARGSSLRASCPASRSARGAGRILAAPFAALGRRSFLRSFLRVSNTSSTTPQSAGWRAGSCVSNPEGAPLPPQWVTVMQRA; encoded by the coding sequence ATGCCGAGGAGCCGCTGCTGCCACTACCGTCACCCGGGGCCCCTTACCGCTCCGCGCGCCCCGCCCGGCCCGCGCCGCACCCCACCCGCTTCCCTCAGCCGGCGCcggccccccgcccccgccccgcgcggcgGCCGCCGCTCCCCTCAGCGGCCACGCACGCACTTTGCGAACCTCTGGCGCTGTCACCGGGTCCCCGAAGCCAGCGTCTTCCAACGTCTCGCGCTCCCTCCCGGTCTCTGTTCCCGGCGCCACGGCGGTCCTGCCgctaccgccgccgccgccgcttgGCTGGTTACACGCCTGACTCTGGGCGAGGTTTGGCGGTGTCGCCTTGACGTCAGGCGTTCAGCCTCGCTCTCGCTTCCGTCCGCGGGCGGGGCGCGAGGGGCGGGGCGGGCCGCCGCGTGGAGGCGGGGCCGCTGCGCGCGGGGGTCCTCGCTGCGGGCCTCCTGCCCCGCCTCCCGCTCTGCACGGGGCGCAGGCCGGATTCTCGCGGCGCCTTTTGCGGCACTTGGGCGGCGGAGTTTCCTGCGTAGTTTCCTTCGTGTCTCCAACACATCTTCAACCACGCCTCAGTCGGCCGGCTGGAGGGCTGGATCTTGTGTCAGCAACCCTGAGGGCGCGCCCTTACCACCCCAGTGGGTTACAGTAATGCAAAGGGCTTAG